The window TTGAACGCCTGGCCTGATCCGGTAGTAGGCAAGCGATGGGGTGACGCAGGAGGGTAGCCCATCCCAGGCGGTGGTTGTCCTGGGGTAAGCATGTAGCCCGCACCGTAGGCAAATCCGCGGTGCATTGAGGGTGAGGTGTGATGCCGAGCCGATTGTGGCGAAGTGGGTGATCCCATGCTGCCGAGAAAAGCCTCTAGCGAGTGCCGCGGCGGCCCGTACCCTAAACCGACTCAGGTGGTCAGGTAGAGAATACCGAGGCGTTCGGGTGAACTGTGGTTAAGGAACTCGGCAAATTGCCCCCGTAACTTCGGGAGAAGGGGGGCCCCTGCTGGTGAACGGCTGTGCGCTGGGAGCTGGTGGGGGTCGCAGTGGCCAGGGGGAAGCGACTGTTTACTAAAAACACAGGTCCGTGCGAAGTCGTAAGACGATGTATACGGACTGACGCCTGCCCGGTGCCGGAACGTTAAGGGGACCGCTTAGCCTGCTTCGGTGGGCGAAGGCGAGAACTTAAGCGCCGGTAAACGGCGGTGGTAACTATAACCATCCTAAGGTAGCGAAATTCCTTGTCGGGTAAGTTCCGACCTGCACGAATGGCGTAACGACTTCCCCGCTGTCTCAACCACAGGCCCGGTGAAATTGCAGTACGAGTAAAGATGCTCGTTTCGCGCAGCAGGACGGAAAGACCCCGGGACCTTCACTGCAGCTTGATATTGGCGTCTGGAATGGCTTGTGTAGGATAGGTGGGAGACTGTGAAGCCTCGACGCTAGTTGGGGTGGAGTCGTTGGTGAAATACCACTCTGGCTGTTTTGGGCGTCTAACCCGCGCCCCTGGATCGGGGTGGGGGACAGTGTCTGGCGGGTAGTTTAACTGGGGCGGTTGCCTCCTAAAGGGTAACGGAGGCGCCCAAAGGTCCCCTCAGCCTGGTTGGCAATCAGGTGGTGAGTGTAAGTGCACAAGGGGGCTTGACTGTGAGACCGACGGGTCGAGCAGGAGCGAAAGCTGGGACTAGTGATCCGGCACTTCCGTGTGGTTGGGGTGTCGCTCAACGGCTAAAAGGTACCCCGGGGATAACAGGCTGATCTTCCCCAAGAGTCCATATCGACGGGATGGTTTGGCACCTCGATGTCGGCTCGTCGCATCCTGGGGCTGGAGTCGGTCCCAAGGGTTGGGCTGTTCGCCCATTAAAGCGGTACGCGAGCTGGGTTTAGAACGTCGCGAGACAGTTCGGTCCCTATCCGCTGCGCGCGTAGGAGACTTGTGGGGGGCTGTCCCTAGTACGAGAGGACCGGGATGGACGAACCTCTGGTGTGCCAGTTGTGCCGCCAGGTGCATGGCTGGTTGGCTACGTTCGGTGTGGATAACCGCTGAAGGCATCTAAGCGGGAAGCCGTCCCCGAGATGAGGTCTCCCTCCCCTTTGGGGGGTAAGGTCCCCACGAGATGAGTGGGTTGATAGGCCGGTGGTGGAAGCTCTGTGAGGGGTGGAGCTGACCGGTACTAATAGACCGAGGACTTGACCGCATACGGAGCATGCGGCATCGCGTGCTCGGTGTGGTGTGTGGTTCGCACTAGAGGCTTGTGTTCGCTGTGTGGTTCTCGAGCAACAGGCGGCTTTGCCGTTGTTGTTCTTTGGGTGTCGTTTCGGTGGTTATGGCGGAAGGGAAACACCCGGTTACATTCCGAACCCGGTAGTTAAGCCTTCCTGCGCCGATGGTACTGCACCTTGGGGGGTGTGGGAGAGTAGGTCGCTGCCGGACGACTTTATGTGGACGCCCTCAGTCTTTGTGACTGGGGGCGTTCGCATTTTGTGGGGTGTTTTTGGTTGTGGCTCTGGGGGTTCCCAGAGCCTTTTTTATTTGATGAGCCAGGTCGGTGTGGTCGCGAGGCGGACTACCGGCCTGCAGGAGTGCGTGCGCCCATGGATGGTGGGCCGATCGGTCCTGACCAAGCTCTCACCGGCCCCTGCCGGGACTGAACGTTGACCAGGGCATCGGCGCACCAGGTGGCGCTCCTGCCGGGCCGCAATGCAGGAGGAGGTCCTCGGTCTGAAAGAACCCCGCTAGGCGTTGGATCGCGAGCTCGGCCGGCTCAAGATGCGCATGGTGCCACAACCCCGCAGGTCGAAGTGGAGGATCTGAAGACGCAGGAGGCACATTCCGACACGCCCCAGGGCCCGTTCTCGTCCTGCTTCGGGAACTCCCCAAAGGGATGCTTCGAGCCATGAGGCGTTGGCGTGCGGGTCGATGTGCCGGTCCGTTCAGTGGGGCGGCTGCATCGGCGTTGCAGACGGGTGAAAAAGGTCAGATCGGCCACTCTGTCAGACTCGGCCACGCTTTCGGGCTCTGCGGGGGCGTCGGCCGTATGCCCGGCATGTGGGGAAGTCGGTTGTCTAGGTCCGCCAGCAGGTGCCCGTGCTCATGTAGAGGTGCACTCCAAGCTGTGGGTGACGGCTTGGGCGGGTCGCTGTGGTCGACGCCGATGCGCTTCGCCGAGTCGGGGATGAGCCGGGCGGGGTTGGACGCGATGCCGTCGGTAGGGATGCCGGGTCATCAACTGTCGATGTCGAAGCGATCGCGTGGCCGGTGTTGCCGTGGACGAGCATGTGCGGGCATCCGGAACGGCGCCCTTGGATGTCCTCGATCGTAATGCCGGCAGTGCCGTCCTGTACCGATATCTGCGGTGATGGGAACGCCCGGCCCGTCGAGGGCTGAGGGCCGACGTGTGCGCTGGCGGTGGGGATCGGTGGATTACCCCTAGGCCGTTTGTTGGGTTCGTGATCGACATTGGTAGCGTGGGGAGGAACAGAACGGATGCCCCGTTTGTGGGCGACTGCCCGGGAGGCGTTGTACGACAGCAAACGGATGCGTGGTGCTGAGGCCGACGATCAGTTCACGCGGGGGGACGTGTTCGGGGGAAAGAGCTTCAGCGGAACCACGCGGGCGTGTCCCCGTACGCCAACGGGCGCCGGCACCAGCGCGCTACCAACGCCACAACGCTGCTGGGGTGGCACGTTCCAGGTAGGTCGCCCACTCTTCCTCTCCGGGCTTGGTCGGCTCGACCAAGCCCGCAACGGGTAGGGGTCCGGTCCTCCGCCGCTTAGAGAAACCCGGCTAGGGCTCGCCGCGGCGGAAGGTGGCTCTCGGCTGCGAGGGCCGGTATTCCCTGCCGGTGTCCCGCGTGGCCTGGCGAAGCGCGAGAACCTGAAGGAGCATTGGATCGTTCTTCTGTTGTGATCGTCGTCGATCGGGAGAACGCGGGCGGGAGGGAGTCGGGCCTATGACCGAGGTCCTGGTGACGGCCTGCGGGAGGTGCCGATCGGCGCGTGGTCGGCCTCGCTTCTCGGCATTTGTGTCACTGTCTCGAGACATCTTCGAACCTTTGCCCGGTCGCGGAACGTCCAAGCAGACGAGACAGCTGGGACTGCTGGTGGAGGAGTGGCGGATGAACGCCGGACGGCCGAAATGTCGTATTCGGTCGCTACCGTTGCCGACGGCGCTCGCGGCCGTGCCGGGGACCGCCCGGCGGCCGGTCGCCGGCCACCGGCGGCGCGCCGAATGCCCGAGGGTTTCTCGGGTATAGCGGAATAACGACGTTGAACGGATATTTGCCTTGCATGTGACGAGGTTTGAGGTACGCGAACATATATCGCTTGCAACTGAGGGCGGGATGGCGGAACCTAGGTGAGGAGGCGGTCGATAAGAACAATCGCAGGGAAGTGCTTGGGTGTCGTTTGACCGGGTCCAGGGCGCGATTTCGGGACGATAACAAGGCTCTCGTTTTCTGCTCTGGCGTGTCGCGTGGCCGGAGCCGAATCGTCGGTTAACGTCCTTATTGGTGGGACAAGGTGAATGCGGCCGGTTCTCGTGGAAAGGACGAGTCAATGGGGGCAGTACGTAAGGTGGCCAACTACCTTGGCCTCGGCGTGGTCGAACCGTACAGTGACGATGAATACGACGACGTCGAGTACGAGGACGACTGGATGCCCGCTTCGGAACGGGCGGCCCGGCGGTGGCAGCAGGCGCAGGACGAGAGCGAGCCTGCGCGCATTGTGATGGTCCGGCCGCGGAAGTATGACGACGCGCTCACGGTGGGTCAGCATTTCCGCGAGGGCTGTGCCGTGGTCATGGACGTGGCGGGCATGGCCACCGCCGAGGCCACGCGCATGGTGGACTTCGCGGCAGGACTCGCATACGGCTGCGATGGCCGTATCGAGCGCATTGCGGACAAGATCTTCCTGCTGGCCCCGGCGGAGATCGAGGTCTCCGTCATCTGACGCGGAAACACTGCGCCATGCTCGGATCGCTCGGCATGACGATTGCGCGGCGGGAATGTTCCCGGCTCGCCGCGGAATGGTGCATGCCGTGGCGATCGGGGAGCGGATGCGGTATTCGCCGTACCCGCCGTCGCGGTTGTCCATGGAAAAGCCCCCTTCACGGACAACCTTCTGGTCGTCGGCAAGGTAGGGCCATTCCGCAGGCGCTCCGTCGTCGTCCCCCATCCCTCACAGCGCGCCGTTTCCCCGAACGGCGCACCGCCGCTCCCGGCCGGGTGTCCAGGACGCCGTCCCGCGCCCACGGACGCGTTTCTGGGCGGGTTTTCTCCCGGTCCGGGGATGTCCCCCTTCACGTGGCGTCTCGGCCGTCGTAGCACCCGTCGGCCGGGAACCGCCCGTCCGGCGCTGCGGTGTTCCCCGCCTCGGCGCCCGTAGCGCGTCACAACGCCGCACGCCGGACCGGATGTCCCGTCACGGGGCTCGTGCGCCTTGGCTTCGCCCCATGGCCTCGTCGCCGGGCTTGGCCGCGCGCCGGCGGAGGCCCGACATCTCCTCTGCGCGGCCTCCTGGCGGTTGTCCCGCCCATCGGTGGTGTCGACCGTGCCGGTAGAAGCGCGGTCCGGGCGGGCACTCGTTTCGCGCCCGCTCGCGGTGCTCCACAGCGAATCCTGAGGTGGCAGGGCGGTCACGAGGCCGCCGTCCTGTCGTGATCACGTCGCAGGGCCGACCTCGCCGTCGTGCACGCGCGGCGCGCAGGCCCGGGACGGTGCGGCAGGCAACCCGTAGCGCCGAGGACGGCCGGGGCGTTCGGCTCCTGGAGCGCGGCCGGAGACATGCGTCCCGCTGCAGCCGATCGAGACGACGCCACCGGCCGCCGAAGGACCGTTCCACCGCGTCTCGAACAACGCCGCACCGGCCGTCCTGCCCTGTGCCGTACGCCGCCGGGCGGCATCGCGACCCGGCAGCACGTGGGCGGCCGAAGACATGCCGAGCCGGCCGTGGCGCTCGTCTCCGGCCGGACCGGTACGGCGGGGCGTCAGGCGGCGCGGGGGCCGCGGCGCAGCAGGCGGCAGAGCTCGGCGAGGTCGCGTTCGGCGGCCTCGGCGCGCCTGGTGGACTCCCGGGCGTACTCGTGCAGGGCGAACACGGCCCGGTCGGCGAGTTCGCGCAGCTCGCTGAGCTGCTTGCCGACCAGGGCGGCCTCGGCCTCCTCGCGTCGGCGGCGACGCAACAGCAACAGGCCCGCCCCGCCGCCGGCGAGCACGGCAAGGAGGGCGAGCCACAGCGTGAGCGCGAACGACAGGCCCAGCAGGACCACGGCGACGCCGATCAGCGCCTGGGGCAGCCACGTCGGGTACGGCTCGGGCGGCACCGCGCGGGCGCGGATGCGACTCTCGGCCTCCATGATCGAATCCGGGTCGGGGCCATCCGGGCGCAGCGTGATCGGGTGGCCCATGATGGGCACGGTGACCTCGGCCGGAGGCATCGCGCGGGTCGCGGCGGCCAGCTCCTCGGCGGCCTGCCGGATCACCGGCGCGGCGACGTGCA is drawn from Thermopolyspora flexuosa and contains these coding sequences:
- a CDS encoding cell division protein SepF; translated protein: MANYLGLGVVEPYSDDEYDDVEYEDDWMPASERAARRWQQAQDESEPARIVMVRPRKYDDALTVGQHFREGCAVVMDVAGMATAEATRMVDFAAGLAYGCDGRIERIADKIFLLAPAEIEVSVI